A region of the Herpetosiphon gulosus genome:
GGTTTACTGGGATTTTTCTGACTTGGACTTCTACTTTAGCTATTGGCGAATTTGTGTAATCTAAGATTTCAATAAATCCATCAACATTAGGTACTTTATCTCGTTTAGTGATACTAGACTTGATATATCGAAAATCTAGAAGATTTTCAAAAACGCGTATTGCCTCAACTTCGTCATAATCGCTATCAGGGTATGGTGCGGCACCAGACATTATTCCTCCTTTAGACCTCAGCGTTAACAATAGTCGAAACCTATCGAACAATGTTATTCATTCCGGATATATTTGTAGTAAGTGTTGCGCGAGATTCCGACCATCGCACAAATCTCTTGCACCGTATAACTTAGATCGCGCCTGAGGGCTAAGGCAGCCTTCCTCTTTTGCTCATCGACACCTTTCGGCCGTCCACCTTTCCGTCCTCGCGCCCGTGCTGCTATTAAACCCGCATTAGTCCGTTCGCGAATGAGGTCACGTTCGAACTCCGCCAACGAGGCAAAGATATGAAAAACTAACCTGCCGCCAGAACTGGTGGTATCGAGCTGTTCTTGGAGGGAGCGAAAACCAACGTTACGGGCGGCCAGCGCCTGAACAGTTTCTACCAAGTGGGCCAACGATCGTCCCAACCGGTCGAGCTTCCAGACGACCAGTACATCGCCAGCCCGACATGCGTTCAAGGCTTCCATAAGTCCTGGACGGGTCGTTTTTGCCCCACTCGCCATATCCGTATAGAGGTGCTCACAGCCATGACTACGGAGCGCATCGATTTGGAGATCAAGCTGCTGATCCGCCGTGGAAACGCGAGCATATCCAATAAGCATCGAAGCTCCTTCATCCGAATAGATGTGCTAGATATACCACAAAACACACCACACGTCGAGTCATTTGGTATGTAGATTTCCTCGACGGGTTTTGTGGTATATCGGCTACACTCAGCACAACACAAACTCACCGTCATTGACACGTTCATAGACTATAGCAATTAAACCCTCGTTTGTTTGGTATACTTCCACCCCATCTGTGCCGATGCCCTGACCCCTCCATCTGGCACGCCAATCGCCGATCAG
Encoded here:
- a CDS encoding recombinase family protein, producing MLIGYARVSTADQQLDLQIDALRSHGCEHLYTDMASGAKTTRPGLMEALNACRAGDVLVVWKLDRLGRSLAHLVETVQALAARNVGFRSLQEQLDTTSSGGRLVFHIFASLAEFERDLIRERTNAGLIAARARGRKGGRPKGVDEQKRKAALALRRDLSYTVQEICAMVGISRNTYYKYIRNE